A genomic stretch from Limnobacter thiooxidans includes:
- a CDS encoding zinc ribbon domain-containing protein: protein MSKSLRLSEKWFRRGLWAVAVVFAWFLIGLGTTVVGDLPQVEKVQTIEDFIDPAALQPVQNAIRDSEAKARELGDVLEQLQLQHSAAKADTDSEREKFTAWIATRQATAKPDQDQELITRTQHLDSLQALERSALGRLEEQRKLLLDAQQANQRAQFRLTELQQGVQDEFNHARQSQELRVFAYRLALTLPLLVFAGWLYKTKRQSTYWPFVWGFIYFALFAFFVELVPYLPSYGGYIRYLVGIVITALVGRQAILALNRYLEQQRLAEAQPETKRREVLEYDTALARLAKGICPGCERAVDLKDTSIDFCPHCGIGLHDRCGHCHTRKSTFAKYCHTCGTGASLTTADQRLSA from the coding sequence ATGAGCAAATCTCTCCGCTTGTCAGAAAAATGGTTTCGCCGCGGCCTGTGGGCCGTGGCAGTGGTGTTCGCCTGGTTTTTGATTGGCCTGGGTACCACGGTGGTGGGCGACCTTCCGCAGGTCGAGAAAGTCCAGACAATTGAGGACTTCATTGACCCTGCCGCACTGCAGCCTGTTCAAAACGCGATTCGTGACAGCGAAGCCAAGGCTCGTGAATTGGGTGATGTGCTGGAACAATTGCAGCTTCAGCACAGTGCCGCAAAGGCCGATACCGATTCAGAGCGCGAAAAGTTCACGGCCTGGATTGCTACGCGGCAAGCCACTGCCAAGCCCGATCAGGATCAGGAGCTGATTACCCGTACACAACACCTTGACAGCTTGCAGGCCTTGGAGCGATCAGCCTTGGGGCGGCTTGAAGAACAGCGAAAACTGTTACTTGATGCGCAACAGGCCAATCAGCGAGCTCAGTTTCGTTTGACCGAACTGCAGCAGGGTGTGCAAGACGAATTCAACCACGCCCGGCAAAGCCAGGAACTGCGGGTTTTTGCTTATCGCTTGGCGCTTACCTTGCCCTTGTTGGTATTTGCAGGCTGGCTGTACAAAACCAAGCGGCAAAGTACCTACTGGCCATTCGTTTGGGGCTTTATTTACTTTGCCTTGTTTGCCTTCTTCGTGGAGTTGGTGCCTTACCTGCCCAGTTACGGTGGATACATTCGTTACCTGGTCGGTATCGTGATAACGGCATTGGTTGGCAGGCAGGCTATTCTGGCCTTGAACCGTTATCTGGAACAACAGCGCTTGGCCGAGGCTCAGCCGGAAACCAAGCGGCGCGAAGTGCTTGAGTACGATACCGCGCTGGCGCGCCTTGCGAAGGGAATTTGCCCCGGCTGCGAAAGGGCTGTTGATTTGAAAGACACGAGTATCGATTTTTGCCCGCACTGCGGTATTGGTCTGCACGATCGCTGTGGACACTGCCACACCCGAAAAAGCACCTTTGCCAAGTATTGCCACACCTGCGGCACCGGCGCCAGTTTGACTACGGCTGACCAGCGGTTATCTGCTTAA
- a CDS encoding nucleotide pyrophosphohydrolase, with product MNTDTLKNIQHQLKQFSAARNWEQFHSPKNLSMALSVEVAELVEHFQWITEEDSRKLQGQQLDEVKDEVADVLLYLLQICNQLNIDPVDAAQKKLIKNAVKYPAP from the coding sequence ATGAACACAGACACACTGAAGAACATTCAGCACCAACTGAAACAATTTTCCGCAGCACGCAACTGGGAGCAGTTTCATTCTCCAAAAAACCTGAGCATGGCCTTGTCTGTGGAAGTGGCTGAGCTGGTGGAACATTTCCAGTGGATTACGGAGGAAGACTCCCGCAAGCTGCAAGGCCAGCAGCTCGACGAGGTGAAGGACGAAGTAGCCGATGTGCTGCTGTACCTGCTGCAGATCTGCAACCAGCTCAACATTGACCCAGTCGATGCGGCCCAGAAAAAGCTGATCAAAAATGCAGTGAAATACCCGGCACCTTAA
- a CDS encoding alkene reductase, with product MNTQTNNTDDLKLFKPGHIGSIEVKNRVVMAPLTRCRSDEAAGDIPGSEMNIEYYRQRANAGLIISEGTQVSPAGKGYMATPGIYSDEQVEGWKPITQAVHHAGGKIIAQIWHVGRITHPELTGGPSPIAPSAIKPNVVAYTHKGKVDVPVPHALTVDEIATVVAEYRKGAANALKAGFDGVEIHGANGYLIDQFIRDGANQRTDQYGGSIQNRARFALEVVDAVVAEIGAGKVGIRLSPVTPFNDLSDSNPQAVFGYLIEQLNQRGIGFIHMIEGSTGGDRDVPGFDYAWARDTFKGTYIVNNGYTREMAINALETGLADAVSFGRAYISNPDLVQRLKLNAPLAEGNPATYYAPGPVGYIDYPALNVTA from the coding sequence ATGAATACGCAAACAAACAACACCGATGATTTGAAACTGTTTAAGCCCGGCCACATTGGCAGCATTGAAGTGAAAAACAGGGTAGTGATGGCCCCGCTGACCCGTTGCAGGTCAGACGAAGCGGCAGGCGACATTCCCGGCAGCGAGATGAATATCGAGTATTACCGCCAACGTGCCAATGCAGGCTTGATCATCAGTGAGGGTACGCAGGTGTCGCCTGCAGGCAAGGGCTACATGGCCACACCCGGCATTTACTCCGATGAGCAGGTTGAAGGCTGGAAGCCAATCACGCAGGCCGTTCACCATGCTGGCGGCAAGATCATTGCGCAAATCTGGCACGTGGGCCGTATCACCCACCCGGAATTGACTGGTGGCCCAAGCCCGATCGCACCTTCTGCAATCAAACCCAATGTGGTGGCCTACACCCACAAGGGCAAAGTGGATGTGCCTGTCCCCCATGCCTTGACTGTGGATGAAATTGCAACCGTAGTGGCCGAATACCGCAAAGGTGCAGCCAACGCATTGAAAGCTGGCTTTGATGGCGTGGAAATTCACGGTGCCAACGGCTACCTGATTGACCAGTTCATTCGAGATGGCGCCAATCAGCGCACAGACCAATACGGTGGATCGATCCAAAACCGCGCCCGTTTTGCACTGGAAGTGGTAGACGCAGTGGTTGCGGAAATTGGTGCAGGAAAGGTTGGCATTCGCCTTTCTCCGGTGACACCCTTTAACGACTTGAGCGACAGCAACCCGCAAGCGGTGTTCGGTTACCTGATCGAACAGTTGAACCAGCGTGGCATCGGTTTCATTCACATGATTGAAGGGTCCACCGGTGGCGATCGGGATGTGCCTGGCTTTGACTATGCATGGGCCCGCGACACATTCAAGGGCACCTACATTGTGAACAATGGCTATACCCGTGAAATGGCAATCAACGCCCTTGAAACAGGCCTGGCCGATGCAGTGTCGTTTGGTCGCGCCTATATTTCGAACCCGGACCTGGTTCAACGATTGAAGTTGAATGCGCCATTGGCTGAGGGTAACCCGGCCACTTATTACGCCCCGGGGCCAGTTGGCTACATAGATTACCCGGCATTGAATGTCACCGCGTGA